TGGATCTCATAGATAACCAACTTGTGGGGGGAATTCATTCCAAACTCGGTTCTTTACCAAGGCTTAAAAAATTGGATTTGGCTAAGAACAGACTTGTAGGTCCTATTCCACCTTCGATCGGAAACCTCTCGCAGCTACTAGAACTCTCCCTAGGAGAAAATGCATTTCATGGAGAAATACCTAAGGATTTTTCCCGACTCGAGAGGTTGGAACTTCTCCAACTAGGATTGAACAAACTCACTGGCGAGATTCCACCAGGGATTTTTAACATCTCCTCCCTTCGTATCTTCTATGTTGGTTGGAACCAATTGTGGGGAAGCTTTCCCTTTGATATCGGCACCACTCTTCCATCTTTGCATTACCTTGGAGCCTCCCATAACTTGTTGACTGGGACAATTCCGTCATCGTTAACGAATGCCACCAGCCTTGAGAAACTTTTGCTTTACAACAACAGTTTCCATGGCCCAATACCTAAAACCCTGGGAAGGCTTAAGGGCCTCAAATTTTTTGTCTTGGGTCTTAACCAATTGCAGGATGACTTaagttttatttcttctttagctAATTGTTCTAGTTTAGATACTCTCACGGTGGAATCAAATTTGATCCATGGATGGTTGCCGACATCCATCTCCAATCTCTCCACCAGCATTAATCGGATTTTCATGGCAAATAATCGCATCCAAGGAACTATTCCTTCAGCCGTCCGAAATCTCTACAACCTGTCCATCTTGAGTTTAGAAAATAATCTTCTAACTGGTTGCATTCCTGATTCCATTGGAGCACTTCACAGCTTGCAGAGGCTTTTTTTGTCCAGAAACATGTTTACTGGAGAGGTACCGTCTTCGATTGGTAACATAACATCATTATATTTCCTTGATCTTGCCACCAACAATTTCCATGGCTTCATACCACAAAGTCTCGGGAACTGCAAGCACTTAACCATGCTCGATCTTTCGAACAATAGTCTTATTGGCTCGGTTCCAGTCGAAATTATGGGTCTTTCTTCCTTGTCGATCATCTTCAGTTTAGCACATAATAAATTAAGTGGATCTCTTCCATTGCAAGTCAGCTCTTTAATAAATCTCGCTGAGTTAGATCTGTCTTATAATAGATTGACCGGCTTAATTCCAGCCTCCATCAGTTATTGCTTGAGATTAGAATGGCTTTACTTAGAAGCAAATTCTTTTCATGGTCAAATCCCCAAAGATTTACATCCATTAAGGGGTCTACAAGAGCTGGACCTTTCCAATAATAATTTTGCTGGTCCAATCCCGAGCTTTCTTGCAGAGCTCTCACTGCTCACATACTTGAATTTGTCCTTCAATGAACTAGAAGGACAAGTTCCGAAGGGTGGAGTTTTTCTTAATGTAAGTGCTGTATCGGTTTCCGAAAATAGTGAACTCTGTGGAGGTGCTCCAGGTTTGAAGCTTCCTCTTTGTAAATTACCAAGCTCTAACAAGTCTTCTACAACAATGATATTTGTGGTAGCTATCAGCTTGTTATGTTCAGCTTTTTTGTTGATGTCTGTCTTCTGGTACCACAAAAAGAAGCAGACAAGAACCGATGCCTCAACGTCATTTTCCTTGGAGCACCAATTCTTGAGGATTTCTTATGAAGAACTCCTTAGAGCTACCGACAAATTCTCCGAAACCAATTTAATTGGTAAAGGGACATATGGCACAGTTTATAAGGGGATTCTTGATGGTAATGCCACGGTGGCAGTGAAGGTGCTCCATTTAATGCAAAGAGGTGCTTTGAGGAGCTTTTTCTCAGAATGTCAAACTCTAGGAGCCATTAGACACCGAAACCTCGTGAAAATACTAAGTGTCTATTCAGGCATGGACTTTCGTGGCAATGACTTCAAAGCTCTAATATATGAGTTCATGGCTAATGAGAGCTTGGACGAGTGGCTACATCCTCAAACTATAGGAGGAGATGATGAGCGTGGTGAATCGAGAAATCTAAAACTAGTGCAAAGGTTACACATTGCCATTGACATAGCTACTGCAATCGAATATCTCCACAAGGGTTGTTATCCAGCAATTGTCCATGGAGATCTAAAGCCAAGTAATGTGCTTCTGAACAATGACATGGTGGCTCGAGTTGGAGATTTCGGGCTGGCAAAGATCATTTCAACGATGTCTATTGAAGCCATAGGAGTTCAGGACCAGGGTAGTTCAACTTCAACCGCAATTAGAGGATCCATTGGTTATGTGCCTCCTGGTACGGATCTatcatattttctcaattagTTTTCGATTGATCGTGATAGTAATATGACACAGTGCTAAAAGTATTGAATAAACAATATCCTTGATGTTATTTTATGCTTTGTATACTCTTAACACCTCTTTCTCACAACAcaatttcctctttcttctattAATAGcttcaatgaaaaagaaaatacatatcTTTGtgcacaaaaataataatagtagcATTTTGTAATCGTATTTGAAATTAAGACAAGAATAAATCATcttcaatttgatcattgagtggaggttttttttttttaattatcaaaactTGTGAATTTGTGCCAATAAATAGATTAAGCATGTTGTGTTCTATCATATTTACAATTTCTTTCTATAATTTGTAATCTATCTCATGCCATGTTGACGCTGTGAAAATGGGTTGTGTCTAATATTGTCATAAAGTCAGTTATGGTACGAGAAATTGACGAAAACTTGTGATTCACTTGTGGTAAGCCATGACTTGAGGTCTTGCCAGTAAGTAATTGACCCCTCATGGTGGACCCATTCCTTTTAACTTGATCTATAATTCtatatttctaaaatttgtttagaTGACATGACATTTAAGTTAGAATCCGCTGGAGGTCTTAAACCCATAAATGCACGATAATATCACACAGCATACACTAATTTACGACACAATGGACTCTATCCAACTTTCACTCCCCTAAACTTCTTGTTTAGAGCATATTTAGACAAATTTACGCATTTAACAAGTATAAATCCATTAGCAATAACAAATCACTCCaagtctcttctttttccccagTCTTCTTGgcattttcttctattctttcttgCAGAAAAGAAATAGTGTGGTATAGGTATTAAACTGAATTCAGATCATGAAAATAATGAGCCTCGTGTCCATTCTATGTGTGTCCAATCAAAACCAGCGGTTCAAATTCAATTAATACATGTACTAAGTGCACTAAATAGTTTCCGTCGAGGCCTCCAAtgcatatatttttcttctgttttctgTTTTCCCCTATACCCTATTAGAGGAAAAATTCACTCTTGATGTTTAGGCAATTTGTTTAGCAAACATGTGACAACTTTGTTTGCACATGGTAGTTTGGAGAAAGAAAAGTTCATATGTTGTTAACTAATTTTTGGTGTTCTCTATAAATCCTAACATCTCATTTCTCTACTGTTGATGCATTCCAACTTTTATGACACCACTTTAGCATCCGACAGGCGATAAATATAGGGCATAGCcaataaattaaacaaaagtcaAACAAAGAGATATGAAAGGAAAAACCAGTAggactttacccaaaaaaaaaaaaaaaaaaaccagtagGGCATTTTAGGACCCTCTACCTTGCTTAGGCAAAGGATTTCTTGGCCTCTACCATGCATACCAAGCTCGACTCTGAGGTGAGTGAAGGCTTGCGAGCCATCACTTTATGTTGGGTGCAACCGATGCAAGCCTTCACAACTATCCTTGGCAAGCTCTTGCAAATGGACATCAAGCAAAAATTCATGTGATTTAGAAACTTTTTCTAAACAATTAACTTCAAGAAGAAGTGTCTATTCCTTCCCTTTTAatgccttttcctttgtttttaaTGTCTTGAGGAAATTTTCAGAGTATGGCATGGGAAACAAGGTTTCCACACTGGGGGACGCATACAGTTATGGCATTCTATTGTTGGAGATATTCACTGGGAAGAGACCGGCTGAAGAGGCCTTTGGGCACAGTCTTAACCTCCATAGTTTTGTCCAAATGGCTCTTCCGGATCGAGCAATGGACATTGTAGACTTAAGGCTTTGGAGTGAAGTTGGTGATCAGCAACAAGAAGTCAATATCAAAGATTGCATTATCTCCATACTCAAACTTGGAGTTGCATGTTCAATGGAGTCACCGTCGAATCGAATGGATATGACCGAGGCGATCGGCAAATTATACTCAATTAAGGCGAGTTACGAAGGACAGGTATGTGGCTAAGtcaattttctcatttcatcTCAGAACTCTTTCACTAGTAGAGAAAATCATTGTGCAAAGGTAGTGCTAGCAAATTAACATGAATGTCTCCCTATCTAGTATGCCTACCCATACCTATTATGTgtatttttaatgatgacaCCAATATctatatttaaaaatcatacAAAATGGATGTATGGAGTTGTCGCCATCTACCTTTTTTGCCTAGAGGGGAAAAGACAGGTTTATGGATATTGCCTAAAAAACAGACCTAACCCTTAATTAAGTATCGGCTCCCCCAAGCTTATACCATCGGATTGTTCAATTTTAGTTTCAATTGACGCTAtaagaattttttaatgaagagttaccactaacctattggggtcagctagaaGCCAAATGAGACATGGGAGTATATCTCATTTTCTACGTAACTAGAGAATCTAAGAATGAGAACTTATTTACATTAATTGATCACCAATGCCCTTGCgcggtacctaatcttatttatttcaaaaagatgTTTGTCAAGcggtttagattgattttaaacattttcactaaTATATGAGATGGTCATGTGGATGCGcaataattgaaataataattagCAACTAAGGAAGtataaaataaattgtaaagAAAAGTTAGGATCTAATgctaagaaataagaaaatatgtCAATCCTAATGAGGCTACAGGGAAACCGACTTCAACATCTTGGAAGTGCACAACCAATTggcaattgaaaaagaaatgcgCAAATAACGACCCGGCATTCGTCTCTAAGAACATTCAAATCTTGTGTAAAAGCTCTAAGAGGTCGTTCAATTTTCAGCACAATTTTTATTAaggattttcacacattttaagaAGAAACTACACAAAAACCGATTTTAAagctttttcaaaagatttctgaattttctgaatttttctgaattttctaaatattttatgatgttcttttaaaaaagatatttcGCAATAATCCGACCCCGGTATAACCAACCAGGTTCGTCGGCCCGGGTTCACTGTTGGACTGGGCTCAGCGATTGAGCCCAGTTCGGCGAAACCCAAAgcaacataaaatataaaaactaagcCCAACTCACAATGAAATAAACCAAAGTCGAAGCCTCATTAGACCCACTGAGCCAATATCAACACTCAAGCCCAGCCATTTGATCCGAATTTTTGTTTctagtttcctttttttttttttttattcttttatttcttcccttcttctccACGACGTCGTCTTATTCACGACGTCCCCTTCTCGAGCGATGGCCTTCACTCGAAAGCTCCGAATTTCTTGGACAAGCCTCGGGCCAAAGCTCAAGGCGCCGCCGAGCCACCACCCTTCATCGGTCGTCCACTCTGACCGCCACTCGTTGGCCGAGGACCAACACAACAAGAAAAACGACAGGGCGAAAACGAACAAAGCCACGGGCGGCCCCCGAACAACGTCAAGCTCGAAATAGCAGCAAAATGATCAGATTAACAACACACGAGAACGTCGATTCAGCCCCGAACCAAGAACACGAAAGCTGATCTAACTTAAGCATTTCATCGAGTACTTAGGACGCACTGTCTAAAACGACAGAAAAGCGAACCGGCCGAGCTCAAATCGCGCCAGGACTCATGACAATCAACATACATGAACACAGAGACGAGACACATGGACGACGTGGGCCGGAGCTCGCTTGAGCCGGACGGCCGCGAGCTCCGGTCCGGCATGCCCAAAAACAGGGCAAAAACAGGGTCATGCTTACTGGAGTTTTGGCGCGAGAAAGGAGGCACGGCGGCGGGTCGTCGGCCACGATTCAGGCGCGTTGGCGGGCGGTCTCTCCCTCCAACCTCTCCTTCCTCGCTTGGACTCTCACTCgctgctctctctttctcggatctctctcttctctccccccccaaaaaattcccctctccttctctcccttTTAAGCTCTCCAGCCGGCGCGCATGGCGTCCTGCCATGCCAGCTGTCGCTGCCGGTCTGCCCCCGACCACAAACTCCGGTACGACGCTTGCCCTTGTCTCCTCTGCCTCCGTCGCGTCCGCCGTCCTTTCCTCCGCTCTCTGTTCTCTGCAGAGGCgtgaaggaaaagggaaaagaaaggagaaggggGCGGGGCCAGGAAACGAGGAGCGGGCCAGCCCAGGTGGAGAGAAgtgaaaaaggaagggaaaaagaaaaaggggccgAGCAGGCCCAGCCTTGGCCCAGCTCCGctctcccatcttcttcttcttcttcttcttcttcttcttcttcttcttcttcttcttctccttttttttttttttggttggatcaataatttttaattttaatttttctacaTAAATTTTAGTACTGGCAATGCGAATGCTCTTAATACCtttatactatgcaatttaataaaaaatatttttgctatGGGTTAAaatttaattcctaattttccaatgcaataaaaaataattaaacggattgtcaaaatttaggtgtcaacaataaccTATCTATGTCCACCAAGTAACCATGtaaaaatatgatgaatttgCTTGTTTGTATGGTTCTCTTCATTTTCGATGATACTATATACCATAGGACTGATGTGCTAATTAAACATGGCTAGGCCATTGCCCTTGCTTGCCCTCACCCccctctcaaaaaaaaaaaaatcttgatctTCTCTATGCTTTTGCGCTTGTGCACTACAACACAACCTCATCATGAGTTCACCAGCTCAAGCCTGACTCTTAATGTTGCGCTTAACTATGAGCCCACGGTCAAATCCAAAGAGCACAAAGAGGGAGGCAACCTCATTGCGAGATCATGAGCTCAAGCCCAACTCTCAATGTCCTGGTTGAGTGAGAGCTCACTATCTTTTGGAAGCCAAGCTTGATTGAACTTTGGTGACATAGCCAACGAAATTCTATTGTGGTCATGTTGCCGACACCGGTAGCCACTAGAGATGTAGAGTTAACATACACATAAATGGGACAAGATCAAAACGGAAATATTGATGCATATTTTGTTGCACTCCTTGGTGTGCTGATCACGATGTCTAGTAATATTTGTCAAGTCTTCTCACTAAACCAACCCTATCTCTTTCTTCACCATTAGCCATCGTCTCCGGCCATTGTGGCCACTTGTCATCAACAGCGCCTTCTTcatgtcttcattttttgaagataattttcattagaaaaaaTCATCTTCTAATTCAgatctttcttttgaatttaaattacaaAACTTCGGTTACCCCATTGCCAGAGCCGGTTTACGCAAGGGTTAGCCATGGCCTCGACATCCCACCCGCGCCACTTTGTCAACCCGAGTCTATTTTCACTTTAAGCCATAATCGTCGCATTTGGTCATCGTTTTATAGCTTCTTGAGATACATTATTGTCAAAGATCCTACACCTCTGAATCTTCATTTGCGAGATGGTTGTATCCAAACATTGTATTCCATGATCTTTCCACTCCGATACCAATTGACGTAGGGGAAAAACTCGCAATTTGCTACGCGAGCAAGGAACTCACAAAGGCACAGGTGAAGCATACACGCGTGACACATATAGAgagaaatttatgattttttttttgtattaagctaaattacaagagaaataTAATCCATACTCGTAATAGAAAACCTAATGAATTTCTAAGTATAAGACATAATATAGATATACTAATAAGAAAATCTATACTACTGAATATTAAATATCTAAATTAATAACTACTAAAAGTTGAAACAAATCACCCAATACCCCAAcgtaatttctaaaataaaaagataagaaaatatgTGTCTCGTCTCATCACAAATTGTTTTCCACAGTTTAAGAAGGGCAAGACAAAATAACCGAGGCTATCGGGCTAACAAGTCGGTTGAAAGACACTATGCAAAGCATATGTCAACCCATCAAGAACCTTTTCGAGTTCCACCTTATCACTCTAAGCATGAAAGGCTATTATATCTGCCTACTCGGCAATAGCTATTTTTGAAGATATGATGGGGCATTTACCTACACCTCCCAAGGCCCCCCAAGTTTCTAGATgaaatctttttcttccccacctAGGAGGGAATGCTTTCGAGATTTTACATTATAGAGTTTAGATGAAACAATGTAAGGACATATTTTATGAAAAGATTgttgaccaagaaaaaaagggagaaacgtGACACATCAAACCGTGGGAATTCCTCCGGGGATGTCGCTCTTCCCATCGTGGCTTTCCAACATACCGGGCAATAGCTATTTTTGAAGAAATGACAGGGCATCTACCTACACTTCCCAAGGCCCCCCACGTTTCtagatgaaatatttttcttccctaCTTAGGAGGGAAGACTTTAGAGATTTTACATTACATAGTTCAAATGAAACAGTTTAAGGATATATCTTAGGAAAAGACTgttgactgaaaaaaaaaaaaaaaaaaaagagggagaaaaacgTGACAAATCAAACCACGGAAATTCCTCCGGGGATGTCGCTCTTCACCATATCTCCAACCTTGTGGAAAACGTTGACTTTACTGTATTCCCAGGAGACCCAACTTTCTTGTTTAGACCGTTTCTTCTCttaatgattatttatatttctaaaacCTTTTGAACCCCTGAATTTAATTGGCTTGAGCCACGAATTTACCCTATATGTTTAATAAGATAGTTATGTCGTTGGGATTTGATAACAGATTTGATGTAAAATGTTGCTTTTGATCCCCGACAATCTTGCAAATAGACAAACTAAAGGTCTCTTGACCAATTCAATTTATGAACCAAACTGAATTGGCCTTACTCGATCGGTTCCGCATCTAATCACTTGGGGATTGGGTAGTTTTTGTTTCCAAACAATCCCTAGTTCCAAAACACCGGAACCACAAACCGAACATAATAAgatctagatttttttttttttttttatctaaatctATCTATCCTGGAGCTAATCTAAATTCTAGCATAAGACcgttatgttttttctttcttttttttttttttccatgtagAGAGGAACCATCTTTAATAAATAAGTTCGGAATCCATGAAATACTAACCTCAACAATTGGATAAGACATGGGTCAAAACACTAGATGCATGATCTAGAGATGGAATTATTTACGTTGGTAACTTACAATGTCGAGCTAACATCTGGCTTTGTTGGTagacaaaaacaaagaactAATGCCTTGTTCTTAATCTACACACTCATGTCTATTCTATAGTAGCTAAGCCAAGATGAGCAATTGCATCTAATCTTTTGTGCAATGAATTGTAATATTATTCCCGAAATTGCAGGTCTTCGTTGGCTGTGCGCCCATAAAGCAAGCGGTGGAATATATGTTGAGCGAATTTTGGGGGGCAGAACCGACAAAGACCCACATTTTCAGGAATAGTTATTTCGTACATAGCAAACACTTGGAATATAAAAACTTTTCACAAGTGGCTTTAATCACCATGCGAGCATCAGCTCCTTAGTCAGCTTATTACCTATATGCGCACTCGCACGATAATCAAGGCCGCTTTGATAAACGCCAATTATCATCCGAAATTTATGACATCATGACCTTTAATGGATGGTTGTTCCGCTAGTTCACTTTAGCTGGCTAAATACGATCAAGCCTCTAAGTCATACAAAAAATATGTATAcctatccttttcttttttgatctgACCCTTACACATTTATCTATATCTAtttaaataaaaccaaaacaccaTTTGTCtcaattttagatttcctagattgtcattcaatttctttctctcATACCCTTCTGTTTCAAAAATAACCATCCATTTTTTGTATCTCCTCACAATATTAGATTTCTTAGTTACCCTTGTTTCTGTTATTGTATATTTACCCATTTCATATATAACTACTCAATCTCTTTCCATGCATAATTATCTCATTATTTGCTCACGCCCCTAACATGACAATAGCGATGATAACATGGATGAATGACTATATCCGTTCAAGCGAAGTGATTGCATTTATTGTAATTTAAAGATATTTTCAAATGGACAATATACATTCTCAAGGCGAAAAAATGATAGTGTTTCAACGGTGGTGACACATTCCTATGCACAAAACACATGCATCCTCAGTCAGTGCCTAAATTATAGGCGAGATAATCAAGTTGATCGAGCTTTTCAACCATCATAAAGTAAACTACGAGTTTATATCAGCTATGTCACcaatatttatattctcttttCAAGTATATATAAAGTATGGGTCTAATCATGGATTTGGCGACTTGCATGTGCATCAACAAAACCTACTCGTTTGGGTTTGGGGAAGGCCCCTAGAAGTTCAAACCAAGCCTACTCAACAATTAGGTCTAATTGTAAGATTTTTTCTAATGTGTGCTAACAtcaattaatattgtaatttatcattttaCGGAATCGGTCTAATAACGTAAGATataagatttcttaattagtttaatatgagACAGGTTAATATGGGCTGAGTAAGACTCGACTTATGATGAGATGGCTTGTGGtttaaaactctataaatagtgtttAAGTTTCTCTTCTAATTTTGAAGCATTAATATCCTCACATAAGGTGCGTTTACAAAAATTTAAGGGTAATAGACAATCTCATTGACCTAGTGATATAGAAGGCAATAGATGAGAAGAACGGTGAATTTCAAATTAGGTACGCAAATCTCTTTACTTGATCAcatgtgttttttattttacttatggagatcttgggtgCCGTTTTCGCATATTATACTAAATAAATGTAATACATTTAAACCCCTCTctctatatattattatatagaGTTCATGTGAATGAGTGGTTTGCAGTATTGCCATCTCTAAGAGAGGATGGGACCCTAATTAACATGGGGATTGGGAGTAGACCCCCTTTATCCCCTCCATCCTAGGACGAGGAGTAAGCTCAACTAGACAGTAATGTTAGGACTGTTACAATTGCATGAACATTTTCTTAATCAAACGATGCGATAACACATTTGGAGATAA
This Eucalyptus grandis isolate ANBG69807.140 chromosome 7, ASM1654582v1, whole genome shotgun sequence DNA region includes the following protein-coding sequences:
- the LOC104455201 gene encoding putative receptor-like protein kinase At3g47110, encoding MVLQNNSFSSEIPSQISNLLQLRHLILSNNSFGGLIPSNLSRCLNLWTLDLIDNQLVGGIHSKLGSLPRLKKLDLAKNRLVGPIPPSIGNLSQLLELSLGENAFHGEIPKDFSRLERLELLQLGLNKLTGEIPPGIFNISSLRIFYVGWNQLWGSFPFDIGTTLPSLHYLGASHNLLTGTIPSSLTNATSLEKLLLYNNSFHGPIPKTLGRLKGLKFFVLGLNQLQDDLSFISSLANCSSLDTLTVESNLIHGWLPTSISNLSTSINRIFMANNRIQGTIPSAVRNLYNLSILSLENNLLTGCIPDSIGALHSLQRLFLSRNMFTGEVPSSIGNITSLYFLDLATNNFHGFIPQSLGNCKHLTMLDLSNNSLIGSVPVEIMGLSSLSIIFSLAHNKLSGSLPLQVSSLINLAELDLSYNRLTGLIPASISYCLRLEWLYLEANSFHGQIPKDLHPLRGLQELDLSNNNFAGPIPSFLAELSLLTYLNLSFNELEGQVPKGGVFLNVSAVSVSENSELCGGAPGLKLPLCKLPSSNKSSTTMIFVVAISLLCSAFLLMSVFWYHKKKQTRTDASTSFSLEHQFLRISYEELLRATDKFSETNLIGKGTYGTVYKGILDGNATVAVKVLHLMQRGALRSFFSECQTLGAIRHRNLVKILSVYSGMDFRGNDFKALIYEFMANESLDEWLHPQTIGGDDERGESRNLKLVQRLHIAIDIATAIEYLHKGCYPAIVHGDLKPSNVLLNNDMVARVGDFGLAKIISTMSIEAIGVQDQGSSTSTAIRGSIGYVPPEYGMGNKVSTLGDAYSYGILLLEIFTGKRPAEEAFGHSLNLHSFVQMALPDRAMDIVDLRLWSEVGDQQQEVNIKDCIISILKLGVACSMESPSNRMDMTEAIGKLYSIKASYEGQVCG